The following is a genomic window from Pseudomonadota bacterium.
GATCAAGTGCTTTGAGAACTATTTTACGGTTGGCCTCTTCTACGCGCGCCCACCTTCTTTTATCTTCGGGGTTGTCCATAACCACTATGTGGACATTCCCATCACCTGCATGACCGAATACATACGCAACAAGGTCTTTCACCTCTTCCTTGGCGAAAGCCACAATTTCGCTGTACCGTGAGAGAGGCACTGCCACATCCATGATAAGGGGCAACAAATTTGTATGAGACCTTTTGATCGATTCGAATGTGAGGTGGCGCATATCCCAGAGACGACTTCTCTCTGCAGCCCCTATCCCCTTGTCAAGGAAAGAGCATGCATTTTCCTGGCATATTTCTTCCACATAGGCCATTTCTTCTCTGAGGCCTGTTTCGCTGTATCCGTTAAATTCCATGAGCAGAGTCGGCTGTTCGTGGAGAGAATATCCTCGATCACGGTTTAACACCTCCATTACTTTACCATCGAGCAGTTCCATGGCAGACGGTGAAAGCCCTGAGCTCATGACCTGAAAGACCGTGTTTGTTGCGTTCAGGACTGCGGGGAAGACAGCCCTTACTGCCATAAAATTCACCGGTAATCCCACAAGACGGAGTGTTGCTTCTGTTACAATCCCAAGGGTGCCTTCTGATCCGGTAAAAAGCGAGCAAAGGTTATATCCCGAAGAGCTTTTTCGTGCCCTGTTCCCGGCGTGGATAACATCACCTCCGGGCAATACAACGGTAAGCCTCATGACGTAATCCTTTGTTGCGCCGTATTTTACCGTACGGATACCGCTGGCGTTGTTGCCGATCATGCCCCCGATTGTAGCTGCTGCACCGGGATCAGGGGGAAAAAGGAGTCCATGGTGACCCAATGTTTTGTTTAATTCCTTATATATTACTCCTGCCTGAACGTCTGCCTGAAAATCCTCCTGTCTTATGGCGAGGATCTTGTTCATTTCCTGAAAATCTATTGAAATGCCATTGCGGACAGGGATGGGGTTTCCTTCCAGACTTGTGCCCACACCCCATGGGGTAATCGGTATATCCTTTTCATAGGCCCACTTTACGATGTTGCTTACCTCTTCCGTGGAGTGAGGCCATACAACCACATCCGGAAGCACGGGGGAATGGAAGGACTCATCATGAGAGTGGAGCTCCCTTACTGACTGACCTGCAGAGACCCATTCCTCGCCAACGATTGTTTTAAGTTCCTGAATGTTTTTTATATCAATCATATAACGCCTCCTCAATCTCCTTTAATCTTTAACCCAGCATGTAATTGGTTTACAGTTAACAGTTTCAAATATCCGCAATCCGCAATAATTCATCTTTTCTCTTCATTTACTTCGCTTTATCAGGTAAAGGCCTTTCTTGGCCGAGCCGATATGTTCTATTGTACCTTGTTCTTTGAGCTCGGCAATATCCCGTTTCGCGGTTTTTTCAGATGCTTTCCAATGTACGGCAATATCGACTGCCTTGATTTGCCTGCCCCGCGGAACACGTAAATGCATTTGCTACTCTATTTTACTGAGGTTTGGTCCGACCCCAATTACTTTTCATACGCAACGATTGCAAAAACGTCCCCAAGGAATTTCTAACACCCCCATGAAAATAATATACATTACAAAAATATATCAGGCAATTTTCTTAAGACACATACCACCTCAAATAGGGAATCCCGATAATCAGAAACACTACCAAGAAGATTACTCCAAATATAAATCCCAATGTCCAGAACTCCTTACGACTTATAAACCCACTCCCGTAGTAAATAGGACTTGGCCCTGTGGCATAGGGGGTAAGAATACCCATCAACCCAAGCGTATAACAGAGAAACATAGCGAGTAATTTTATAGGCATACCTGGCACTACCATAGCCGTTGCTAAAAATACAGGGAGTAGCGCTGTAGTATGTGCTGTAATACTTGCGAACATGTAGTGGACTAAGAAAAAAATCGCAACGAACAGAACCACCATCCAGATAATCGGTACCCCCTTCATCATCCCTGCCGTGATTGTTGCGAACCATTTGATGAATCCTACAAGTCTTAAGCCATCAGCCAGAGTGACCAATGTACCAAACCATACCAACACATTCCATGCCTGCTTGTGGTTCAGTAAATTGTTCCAGTTTATGATGCCGGTAAGAATCATGAGAGAGAGAACCATCAAGGCTACCGTAGTGGCGTCAACCCATTTGCCACCAAAAATCCAAAGGACCAGTGCAATGATTGCCAGACTTGCCATGATTAATTCGTTACGTGTTATCTTACCCATCTTAGACAGTTCATCGTGAGCCCATACCTGGACATTTTCGCTGGACTTTACCTCTGGTGGATATATCTTATAAACCAGATAAGGAACTAATATGAAAAGCAGTCCACCCATCGGCAAAAAACCTAAAAACCATTCCCGCCAGGTAATGCTCACCTTAATGGTTTTATTCACCAATTCCAATGCCAGGAGGTTGGGTGCAAGTCCGGTTAAAAACATTGAGCTGGTGACGCAGGTAGTAGCTAAAGCGGTCCACATGATATAAGAGCCAATCTTACGGGATGTCTCTCCAGGTTCTGAACCATAGAGTCCAGGAATGTTTTCGATAACAGGATAGATTGTCCCACCACTTCGTGCGGTATTTGACGGAATGAAAGGCGCCAGAACAAGGTCTGATATGGCAATGGCATAACCAAGCCCCAATGTTTTCTTACCGAGCCATTGTACCAGAAACAGTGCAATACGACGCCCAAGACCTGTTCTCTCGTAGCCCATGGCAAACATGTAAGCTACAAAGATCAGCCAGACTGTGCCATTGGAGAATCCGGAAAGAGCCCACTTGATAGCGTCGCCTGGTTTAGTGCTGATAAGCTGTAAAACAGCAGCTAACGTAACGCCGATGACGCCTATCGCAGCTGCCGGTATTGGTTCCATGATTAAGCCTAAGATAACACCAACAAATAAAGCAAAATAGTACCAGGCATGTGGCTGTAAACCCTGGGGAACAGGTATTAAAACAAGAACAATCCATACAATTACCGGTATCAATGCATTTCTAAGCAATTTCTTGTCCATATAAGTTTACCCCCTTAATATGTTTGGTAATCTATAATGTACTTTAGGCAAAATTATATCATGGTTGTCACAAAATAACGCAAATTTTAAACTAAAAAAGGTATGTGTCATACTTTTTTTGTTTTTTGTTGCCTTTTTTACATTTTCCTTTAAAATTCATTTTATGGAAAATAATGTATTATTGAGTATTTTTAGCGGAATTATCTTTTATATGAGAAGGGGTACATCAAACAATTTTAGGAGGAAATATGCATAGGATAGCCGTTATTCCTGGGGATGGTATCGGGAAAGAAGTAGTACCCGAGGGTATCAGGGTCATTGAAACTGTTGGAAAAAGTTTTGGTATCGAATGTAAATGGGAATTTTTTCCATGGGGCTGTGAATATTACGCATCGCATGGCGAGATGATGCCCTCCGACGGATTAAAAACATTAAAAGGATTCGATGCTATCTATCTTGGTGCTGTGGGGGCCCCTGATGTGCCCGATCATATTTCCCTGTGGGGTTTACTCATCCCAATACGAAGGACATTCTGTCAATACGTAAACCTGAGGCCGGTAAGGCTCCTGAAGGGTATCATAAGCCCGTTGAGGGATAAAAGGCCTGAAGATATAGACTTCTGTGTAGTAAGAGAAAACAATGAGGGGGAATACTCTAATGTAGGTGGAAAGATGTATATCGGAACTGAGCAGGAAATGGTGATACAGGCATCTATCTTTACCCGTAAGGGCGTTGAAAGGATAATACGGTTTGCCTTTGAGCTGGCAAAAAAACGACCAAAAAAACATGTCACATCAGCGACGAAGTCGAACGGAATTGTATTTACTATGCCTTACTGGGATGAAATATTCAGAGAAATATCTCAACAATACCCCGGGATAAAAGCCGACCAGTACCACATAGACGGCCTCACAGCAGCCATTGTATCCCATCCTGAGAGGTTCGATGTTCTTGTGGGAAGTAATCTCTTTGGCGACATTCTTTCGGATCTTGGACCGGCTCTTGCGGGAAGCCTTGGCGTTGCTCCATCAGGGAACCTGAACCCTGAACGGGATTTCCCGTCCATGTTTGAGCCTGTCCATGGTTCTGCTCCCGATATAGCAGGTAAGGGCATTGCCAACCCTATCGGTCAGATATGGTCAGGCGCCATGATGCTTGACCATCTTGGTTATAGTGATGCAGCAAAGATGATTGAAAAGGCAATCGAGATGGTGCTGGCCAACAAAAATATTAAAACCCCTGACCTCGGGGGGATGGCAACCACAGAGAAGTTGGGGAGAACTATTGCAGAAGTGGCTAAAGAATTATGTGAATGAAGAAGATTTGGAAAACGCTTGTGAACGTATAAATTTACTACATCAAGAGCACATGGAAGCTTTATCTGTAAAAATTAGAATTTGACCTGATAGGCAGTGTACGATTAGGTTGTGATACTGGACTTCACCTGCAAGCTCCCGTGCCGACTTGTGCTCCAGCGAATCAAGGGAAGCGTCAATTCTTATCATAATACATTACCCCTGAAGATTCATCCAATCGTTCTTCACAAATTTCAGTATCGTTTTTGCCCTGGGAGAATAGAGATGAATCCCTTCCCAGTTTGGCTGTCCGATTATTTTTTGCATGAGAAGCCCGTCTTCATCAAACCATCGAGGGAGTGCACCACCAAAAAAGTACCCTTTGTTTTGGAGAATGTCAACAACCTTGCCGATCCATGGCCATGAGGATTTGAGCCATACCTGAATGACAAGGGCATTCCGGCCAAGGGCAGTCTCTTCTTCCTTGCTAAAAGATTCCTTAAAATCAATACCGGCCTCATGAACAGCGATACGGGCTACACATGCAAAATCGAAGATCTGAGCGGTTGTCTTTGTTTGCTGTCCCGTGGGCAGCTCGCCGGTTGAGATAATAAGCGTTCGTGTGTCATCAAAGCCCTCGTAAATATACCGGAGATAATCGCCATACCTGTCAGGTACAAACACAGTGTGGGGTTTCGGTATAAACGTCCGGAACATGTTAATGGCCGATACCCTTCCTGTCGCGCTCTGTTCCTTTTTATATGCTTCCTCAGGCATAAGGTCTATCTCAATGGTAGCTTCAATATATTTAAATAGTGCTGCTGCCCTTTGTGTATCCATATGGTTACAAACATTCTCGCAAAAGGCTGCTTCGACATCGGTGAGTGTCGGTGCAATTTTGGCTACGTGACGGGCCAGCAGGCCAAAAACGGCTGTTTTCCGGTATTCCGGCAGGACCAGTGTCTGGCCGAATTCATAGAGCGCTTTATTCGGTGTGGAACGATAAAAGGCTGTATAGGCGATGATCTGGCCGGATACGGTACGGGCGACAATGGGGAGATTATCCCGACTCTCAAAGGCAGTGATAAGTTGTTCCGGGTTATAGACGATTTTCTGTGGATAGGAGTTGCCGTACACTTCAGTAAAAAGTTGTGCCACCCCTGCGGCATCACGGGGCTCAAAGAGGTTGACTTCATATGTAATACCCTGCATATATCACTCCTCTTGAGGTTATTTGAAGGCTTTTCGGCTCAGCAAGATACCGATTGAACCCTGGTATTTCATTCACGTGTTACCGGATGGATAACACAAGAAAAGCAAACTATCAACATGAAAGTGCCGAACACGCCGATTTTATGGTTAAAAATCTGATAATATCTACCAAAAAAATCAATATCTACTTGGGTATTGATTACCCCTTGCTAACATGCTATGTCGAGGCATGAGATCAGGTTGAAGAAGGAATCGAATGGTTGTAGGTGTCACCTTCCCCCATCCCATTCACAACATACCCTTTATTGGGAAGCTTTGCCTGGATAAAAGAGAGTATCTCTTTGGCCTGATCCATGGAAGGATGAGCATAGAGCATAGAGCGAAGAGGGGAAGGGAAAAAGGTGAAAGGACATCATGAAACACAGTCTGGATGCCGGATGCTCGATACTGGTTTGAACCAGAATCAAGATGCCAGAATCAAAAATATCCTGTATCCAACATCCCCATTTTATCCTGTCGACCGTAAAAATCAAAGGAATATTGACCCCGCAGGCGGTATGTTGAACTTTCGCGATTCTCATCCTATTCCCACTGCTTTATAAACACATGATATTCCTCTGAAAGAAAAAATACAAATATAAAGTTGACGTTCCCGCCGTTCCCATCCTCGCAGAGTTTTTAATTGTGTTGTTTTTCCAATTGTGAGAAAATCTGAAAATGAAAATATTTTATGCTTTGGCAGGAGGAATATCTTGATGGATGATTGTACGATAGACCTTAATTCGTGTTTTGCCGTTCTCGAAAAGGCTCCATACGGGGTAATACTTACAGATAGTGATGGAAAACTTATCTATGCAAACCCGGAATTCACGCATATTACCGGTTATACGCTTTTAGATGTTCCCACATCGAAAGACTGGCTTAATAAGGCCTACCCGGACGCCGAATACAGGAAGAAGGTAATTGATTTTTGGAGGCAAGATGTTACTCAAAAAGGCATTGACAGGATATTCCGGATAGTCTGCAAGGATGGGAGCGTCAAAGAGATCGAATTCAGGCCGTTCCTATTAGACGATGGAAGGGCGGTAACGATATTGTCTGATGTAACGCAGCAGAAACGGTCCGAAGAAGACCTTAAAGAGAGCGAGCGGAAATTCAGAATACTTTTTGAAGATTCACGGGATGCCATTTTTATGACCACCAGCGAAGGGAAATTCATTAATGCAAACAAGGCGTTTCTTGATCTTTTTGGATATACAAGGGATGGATTGGCAGAGATAACTGCCGGTCACACCTATTTTAACCCATCCGAGCGCGCAAGATTTCGGGCTGAGATAGAGGCAAAAGGCGCTGTGAGGGATTATGAAGTTATGTTGAGAAAAAAGGATGGAACTGTGATGCACTGCCTTCTTACAGCCACAACGAGGAGGGCAAATGACGGTACTATCCTCTGCTATCAGGGGATTATCCGTGACATATCAGCGCAGAGGCAGATGGAAGAGGCAATTAAAGAATCAGAAACAATGTATAGGAGTATTTTTGAAACAACCGGTTCAGCCACAATTATTATTGAGGAAAACACCATCATAACAATGGCAAATAGAGAATTCGAAACCCTGTCAGGCTATGGGAGGGATGAGATAGAGGGAAAAAAGAGCTTCGCCGAATTCCTCGATAAGGAGGATGTACAGAAACTTAGTGAATACCGCCAGATGAGAAAGATAACCCCCGATACTGCACCGCGAAATTACGATTTCCGTTTCACAGACAGATTTATGAATACAAAAAATGTATTATTGATTATTGCCATGATATCCGGGACAAAAAAGAGTATTGGCTCTCTCCTCGATATTACCGAGCAGAAGCAGTTTCAGAAGAGTCTGGCAAAGTCTTTTAAGACGATGCGGGACATTATAGAGAGCGCCCCTATTGGTATTTTTATCGTCAACAAAAAGGGTGATGTTGATTTTGTCAATCCCGAGATGCTCCAGATTTCAGGTTCAACCCGTGAACAGTTCCTGAGCCTGAATGTGTTCAAACTCCTCGGATACCAGAGGATAGGGCTTGTGGACAAAATGAAGCGCGGCCTGGACGGAGAATTCTTCCGGATGGATTCAGTGGAGTACACTTCTCACTTCGGGAAGAGAACCACTATCAGGAATTTTATCGGTATTCCCTTTGAGGAAACAGGAGAGAAAAAATTACTTATGTTCGTTGAAGACATTACAAAGCAGAAGTTTAACGAGCTACAGTTGGCCCACCTTGCTACTCATGATATGCTGACAGGTCTGCCAAACAGAACGCTATATTTTGACCGTCTTAAAGTTGCCCTTGCGAGTGCACAACGC
Proteins encoded in this region:
- a CDS encoding anion permease; this translates as MDKKLLRNALIPVIVWIVLVLIPVPQGLQPHAWYYFALFVGVILGLIMEPIPAAAIGVIGVTLAAVLQLISTKPGDAIKWALSGFSNGTVWLIFVAYMFAMGYERTGLGRRIALFLVQWLGKKTLGLGYAIAISDLVLAPFIPSNTARSGGTIYPVIENIPGLYGSEPGETSRKIGSYIMWTALATTCVTSSMFLTGLAPNLLALELVNKTIKVSITWREWFLGFLPMGGLLFILVPYLVYKIYPPEVKSSENVQVWAHDELSKMGKITRNELIMASLAIIALVLWIFGGKWVDATTVALMVLSLMILTGIINWNNLLNHKQAWNVLVWFGTLVTLADGLRLVGFIKWFATITAGMMKGVPIIWMVVLFVAIFFLVHYMFASITAHTTALLPVFLATAMVVPGMPIKLLAMFLCYTLGLMGILTPYATGPSPIYYGSGFISRKEFWTLGFIFGVIFLVVFLIIGIPYLRWYVS
- a CDS encoding PAS domain S-box protein — its product is MDDCTIDLNSCFAVLEKAPYGVILTDSDGKLIYANPEFTHITGYTLLDVPTSKDWLNKAYPDAEYRKKVIDFWRQDVTQKGIDRIFRIVCKDGSVKEIEFRPFLLDDGRAVTILSDVTQQKRSEEDLKESERKFRILFEDSRDAIFMTTSEGKFINANKAFLDLFGYTRDGLAEITAGHTYFNPSERARFRAEIEAKGAVRDYEVMLRKKDGTVMHCLLTATTRRANDGTILCYQGIIRDISAQRQMEEAIKESETMYRSIFETTGSATIIIEENTIITMANREFETLSGYGRDEIEGKKSFAEFLDKEDVQKLSEYRQMRKITPDTAPRNYDFRFTDRFMNTKNVLLIIAMISGTKKSIGSLLDITEQKQFQKSLAKSFKTMRDIIESAPIGIFIVNKKGDVDFVNPEMLQISGSTREQFLSLNVFKLLGYQRIGLVDKMKRGLDGEFFRMDSVEYTSHFGKRTTIRNFIGIPFEETGEKKLLMFVEDITKQKFNELQLAHLATHDMLTGLPNRTLYFDRLKVALASAQRFRQQIAVMLFDLDKFKDVNDVLGHKVGDALLTIVGERVTGVLRQSDSLARMGGDEFLVLLTNMAQVSDADTIAKKILDVFHKPFDIENNTLYITTSIGVAIYPEDGHDGDTLIKCADIAMYEAKQSGRNAYRHYK
- a CDS encoding DeoR family transcriptional regulator; the encoded protein is MHLRVPRGRQIKAVDIAVHWKASEKTAKRDIAELKEQGTIEHIGSAKKGLYLIKRSK
- a CDS encoding FAD-binding oxidoreductase: MIDIKNIQELKTIVGEEWVSAGQSVRELHSHDESFHSPVLPDVVVWPHSTEEVSNIVKWAYEKDIPITPWGVGTSLEGNPIPVRNGISIDFQEMNKILAIRQEDFQADVQAGVIYKELNKTLGHHGLLFPPDPGAAATIGGMIGNNASGIRTVKYGATKDYVMRLTVVLPGGDVIHAGNRARKSSSGYNLCSLFTGSEGTLGIVTEATLRLVGLPVNFMAVRAVFPAVLNATNTVFQVMSSGLSPSAMELLDGKVMEVLNRDRGYSLHEQPTLLMEFNGYSETGLREEMAYVEEICQENACSFLDKGIGAAERSRLWDMRHLTFESIKRSHTNLLPLIMDVAVPLSRYSEIVAFAKEEVKDLVAYVFGHAGDGNVHIVVMDNPEDKRRWARVEEANRKIVLKALDLEGTCTGEHGVGIGKCSFLKKEHGESLALMKRIKALLDPKDLMNPGKFFV
- a CDS encoding tartrate dehydrogenase, which translates into the protein MHRIAVIPGDGIGKEVVPEGIRVIETVGKSFGIECKWEFFPWGCEYYASHGEMMPSDGLKTLKGFDAIYLGAVGAPDVPDHISLWGLLIPIRRTFCQYVNLRPVRLLKGIISPLRDKRPEDIDFCVVRENNEGEYSNVGGKMYIGTEQEMVIQASIFTRKGVERIIRFAFELAKKRPKKHVTSATKSNGIVFTMPYWDEIFREISQQYPGIKADQYHIDGLTAAIVSHPERFDVLVGSNLFGDILSDLGPALAGSLGVAPSGNLNPERDFPSMFEPVHGSAPDIAGKGIANPIGQIWSGAMMLDHLGYSDAAKMIEKAIEMVLANKNIKTPDLGGMATTEKLGRTIAEVAKELCE